One Luteitalea sp. DNA segment encodes these proteins:
- the pilM gene encoding type IV pilus assembly protein PilM: MWRRIRGHVVGLDVGASAVRLLELKRRRTGVGIRAYGCAPLPEEAMGDADVLDDAAVLACLQPLVQTLPLSTRRVAIGLAGRDLFVTRLVLPRLSPRELRTAIRWEARAQLPFDLDEVALDYQALPDSGSEPSRMAVVLAAAHQRTIEWWQSLVTRAGLQLGIVDVVPFAVQRACEWLGVTGPGEVVLLLHIGTRATAACLVREGHPLFVGDLAIGGDAWTAAIAREARCTRQEAEALKRNVSCGSSPAPADWPPALAIATETFATELARMLAFAREHDDAPAPQRVVLSGGGAHLAGLGAVLSARLGCHLEVFGLANARINGLLTAPPPDLGPAWALAMGLALRGVSR, from the coding sequence ATGTGGCGGCGTATTCGCGGGCACGTCGTTGGCCTTGATGTCGGGGCTTCCGCCGTGCGGCTGCTCGAGCTCAAGAGAAGGCGCACCGGCGTCGGTATACGAGCGTACGGCTGCGCACCGCTGCCTGAGGAGGCCATGGGCGATGCGGACGTGCTGGACGACGCGGCTGTGCTCGCGTGCCTCCAGCCACTCGTCCAGACGCTGCCGCTCTCGACACGGCGTGTGGCCATTGGGCTCGCGGGTCGCGACCTGTTCGTCACGCGTCTCGTCTTGCCGCGTCTGTCCCCGCGGGAGCTGCGCACGGCGATCCGCTGGGAAGCGCGAGCACAGCTCCCCTTCGACCTCGATGAGGTGGCGCTCGATTACCAGGCCTTGCCGGACAGCGGCTCAGAGCCGTCGCGCATGGCGGTCGTTCTCGCCGCAGCGCACCAGCGCACCATCGAGTGGTGGCAGTCACTGGTGACCCGCGCCGGTCTCCAGCTCGGCATCGTCGATGTCGTTCCGTTTGCCGTGCAGCGCGCCTGTGAGTGGCTCGGTGTCACGGGGCCAGGCGAGGTCGTCTTGCTCCTGCACATCGGAACCCGCGCCACTGCCGCCTGCCTCGTGCGGGAAGGACACCCGCTGTTCGTGGGCGATCTGGCGATCGGTGGCGATGCCTGGACGGCCGCCATCGCGCGCGAGGCGCGCTGCACGCGTCAGGAAGCCGAAGCGCTCAAGAGGAACGTCTCATGCGGGAGTTCCCCAGCGCCAGCGGACTGGCCGCCGGCACTGGCCATCGCCACCGAGACCTTCGCGACCGAGCTCGCGCGCATGTTGGCCTTTGCCCGCGAGCACGATGATGCACCAGCGCCGCAGCGCGTCGTGCTCAGTGGCGGTGGCGCGCATCTCGCTGGCTTGGGCGCGGTCTTGTCGGCGCGACTCGGCTGCCATCTCGAGGTCTTCGGTCTCGCCAACGCCCGCATCAACGGCCTGCTCACCGCGCCGCCGCCGGATCTGGGGCCTGCGTGGGCGCTTGCGATGGGGCTCGCGTTGCGAGGTGTGTCGCGATGA
- the rplM gene encoding 50S ribosomal protein L13: MRTFVPSAGAVERQWVVIDAGGRSLGRVATVAARILQGKHKATYTPFIDVGDHVVVLNAATVKLTGRKEEAKRYRRHTGYSGGLVETRAKEVRQAQPTRLVEAAVRGMLPKTKLGDAMYRKLNVYAGAEHPHTAQQPRPLEVM, from the coding sequence ATGCGCACGTTCGTTCCATCTGCCGGAGCCGTGGAGCGGCAGTGGGTCGTCATCGATGCCGGGGGACGCTCACTCGGCCGCGTGGCGACCGTGGCAGCCAGGATCTTGCAAGGAAAGCACAAGGCGACCTATACGCCCTTCATCGACGTGGGGGATCACGTAGTGGTATTGAACGCCGCCACGGTCAAGCTCACGGGGCGTAAGGAAGAGGCGAAGCGCTACCGACGTCACACAGGGTACTCCGGCGGGCTCGTGGAGACACGCGCGAAAGAGGTTCGGCAAGCGCAGCCCACGCGCCTCGTGGAGGCGGCGGTGCGCGGGATGTTACCCAAGACGAAGCTCGGCGACGCCATGTATCGCAAGCTCAATGTCTACGCGGGTGCTGAGCACCCCCATACCGCGCAGCAGCCGCGGCCGCTCGAGGTCATGTAA
- the rpsI gene encoding 30S ribosomal protein S9 gives MAVIQYYGTGRRKTSTARVFLRPGTGNILVNGKPLTDSVTVESLRMQIRQPLMLTETADKFDVVANTIGGGVSSLSGAVRLGIARALCFYSAELRPRLKKAGLLRRDPRIKERKKYGMAGARKRFQFSKR, from the coding sequence GTGGCAGTCATTCAGTATTACGGCACTGGTCGTCGCAAGACATCCACCGCTCGCGTCTTCCTTCGCCCTGGCACCGGCAACATCCTCGTCAACGGCAAGCCTCTCACCGACTCGGTCACCGTCGAATCGTTGCGGATGCAGATCCGCCAACCTCTGATGCTCACGGAGACGGCGGATAAGTTCGACGTCGTTGCGAACACCATAGGGGGCGGCGTGTCCAGCCTGTCGGGAGCCGTGCGCCTGGGCATCGCGCGCGCCCTGTGCTTCTACAGCGCGGAGCTGCGTCCGCGGCTGAAGAAAGCTGGCTTGCTCAGACGCGATCCACGCATCAAGGAACGAAAGAAGTACGGCATGGCTGGCGCGCGGAAGCGCTTCCAGTTCAGCAAGCGATAA
- the rpsB gene encoding 30S ribosomal protein S2, with protein MSPIAVKDLLEAGVHFGHQTRRWNPKMKPYIFGERNGIYIIDLSKTARLFRQAEQFASDLAGQGGTMLFVGTKRQAQDAIREEAERCGMFYVNQRWLGGLLTNFQTIQRSLTRLRDLEAMVTDGRYDILSKKEIARLEKEKRKLQRNLDGIRNMGTLPDAVFVVDTRHEEIAVHEARKLKIPIIGIVDTNCDPEQVDCVIPGNDDALRAIRLFASRIADAVLEGRSLREAAQPEPVDGDPPRAAQRPARPARTERAPASV; from the coding sequence TTGAGTCCGATCGCTGTCAAAGACCTGCTGGAAGCCGGCGTGCATTTCGGTCACCAGACCAGGCGGTGGAACCCGAAGATGAAGCCGTATATCTTCGGGGAACGTAACGGCATTTACATCATCGACCTGAGCAAGACGGCGCGGCTGTTCCGCCAAGCCGAACAGTTCGCGAGCGATCTCGCAGGCCAGGGCGGCACGATGCTGTTCGTGGGCACGAAGCGGCAGGCGCAAGACGCGATCCGCGAGGAAGCCGAGCGCTGCGGCATGTTCTACGTCAACCAGCGTTGGCTCGGCGGCCTCCTCACCAACTTCCAGACCATCCAACGGAGCCTCACCCGACTCCGCGATTTGGAAGCGATGGTCACCGACGGCCGCTACGACATCTTGTCCAAGAAGGAGATCGCGCGGCTCGAAAAGGAAAAGCGCAAGCTCCAGAGGAATCTCGACGGTATTCGCAACATGGGCACGCTGCCGGACGCGGTGTTCGTGGTCGATACGCGGCACGAGGAAATCGCCGTCCATGAAGCGCGCAAGCTCAAGATCCCGATCATCGGCATTGTGGACACCAATTGCGATCCGGAACAGGTCGACTGTGTGATTCCGGGCAACGACGATGCGCTGCGGGCTATTCGGCTGTTCGCGTCGCGCATTGCCGATGCGGTGCTCGAGGGCCGCTCGCTGCGTGAGGCGGCGCAGCCGGAGCCGGTCGATGGCGATCCCCCGCGCGCCGCGCAGCGGCCAGCGCGTCCGGCGCGGACCGAGCGGGCGCCTGCATCCGTCTAA
- the tsf gene encoding translation elongation factor Ts has protein sequence MTVTAEQVKSLRARTGAGMMECKNALVQAGGNADEAVEVLRKRGLAQAAKRAGRATGEGLIGLSLSDDRTRGTMVEVNCETDFVARTDDFRALVKEITRVVAEADANADAATLTGPETPIGVRLSEAVAKVGENMAVSRIARLTGDFVARYIHFEKIGVLVAFAGVDASTATSEGFTTFANEIAMQVAATSPLHVSREDVPAATIEGEKAIYRAQLESASKPPAVLDRIIEGKLGSFYEQSVLLEQLSIRPEKSKLKVADLVAEAASTTGRPLRILTFARFKVGEA, from the coding sequence ATGACAGTCACGGCAGAGCAGGTGAAGAGTCTGCGCGCGCGCACGGGCGCAGGCATGATGGAGTGCAAGAACGCCCTCGTACAAGCTGGCGGCAACGCCGACGAAGCCGTTGAGGTTCTTCGCAAGCGCGGCCTCGCCCAGGCCGCCAAGCGCGCGGGCCGTGCGACCGGCGAAGGGCTGATCGGTCTCAGCCTGAGCGACGACCGGACGCGCGGCACGATGGTCGAGGTGAACTGCGAGACCGACTTCGTCGCGCGCACGGACGATTTTCGTGCGCTCGTGAAGGAGATCACCCGCGTGGTCGCAGAGGCAGACGCCAACGCCGACGCGGCCACACTGACTGGCCCGGAGACCCCGATCGGTGTGCGCCTCTCGGAGGCCGTGGCCAAGGTGGGCGAGAACATGGCGGTGTCGCGGATCGCGCGCCTTACCGGGGACTTCGTCGCACGCTACATCCATTTCGAGAAGATTGGTGTGCTCGTGGCATTTGCCGGTGTCGATGCGTCGACGGCGACGTCCGAGGGGTTCACGACGTTTGCCAACGAGATTGCCATGCAGGTGGCCGCGACGAGCCCGCTCCACGTGAGCCGCGAGGATGTTCCGGCAGCCACCATCGAGGGCGAGAAGGCCATCTACCGCGCGCAGCTCGAAAGCGCCAGCAAGCCGCCCGCCGTCCTCGATCGCATCATCGAGGGGAAGCTCGGAAGCTTCTACGAGCAGTCCGTGCTGCTCGAGCAACTGAGCATTCGACCTGAGAAGAGCAAGCTGAAGGTGGCGGATCTGGTGGCCGAGGCGGCAAGTACGACGGGCCGTCCCCTGCGCATCTTGACGTTCGCTCGCTTCAAGGTCGGAGAAGCCTAG
- a CDS encoding UMP kinase, producing the protein MSIQAYQRVLLKLSGEALMGPQGFGVDPTVAAQIATEVAEIQRLGIQTAIVIGGGNFFRGVKASVGGMDRATADYMGMLATVINALALQDALEKQEVATRVLTAIEMRAVAEPFIRRRAVRHLEKGRVVVFAAGTGNPYFTTDTAAALRAMEIRAEVIMKATKVDGIYSADPMIEPTAKRYDKISYLQVLEQGLKVMDATAISLCMDNQLPIIVFDLRKAGNMRRAVMGEPVGSVVQA; encoded by the coding sequence ATGTCGATCCAAGCCTACCAGCGCGTCTTGCTCAAGCTTTCTGGCGAAGCCTTGATGGGTCCCCAGGGCTTTGGGGTCGATCCAACCGTCGCGGCACAGATCGCGACAGAAGTCGCGGAGATTCAACGACTCGGCATCCAGACCGCCATCGTGATTGGAGGCGGCAACTTCTTTCGCGGGGTCAAGGCCAGCGTTGGCGGGATGGATCGCGCCACCGCCGACTATATGGGCATGCTGGCCACCGTGATCAATGCGCTCGCTCTGCAGGATGCGCTCGAGAAACAGGAGGTCGCGACACGAGTCCTGACGGCCATCGAGATGCGCGCCGTCGCCGAGCCGTTCATTCGGCGGCGGGCCGTCCGTCATCTCGAAAAGGGCCGGGTCGTGGTCTTTGCCGCCGGGACGGGCAATCCGTACTTTACGACCGACACCGCAGCCGCCCTACGGGCGATGGAGATCAGGGCGGAGGTCATCATGAAGGCGACCAAGGTGGACGGCATCTACTCCGCGGACCCGATGATCGAGCCGACCGCGAAGCGCTACGACAAGATCTCGTATTTGCAGGTGCTCGAACAAGGGCTCAAGGTGATGGACGCGACCGCCATCTCGCTGTGCATGGACAACCAGCTGCCAATTATCGTGTTCGATCTCCGAAAGGCGGGCAACATGCGCCGCGCGGTCATGGGGGAGCCCGTTGGATCGGTGGTGCAGGCCTGA
- a CDS encoding ribosome recycling factor: MEASDLKALYDEVRKRMDAAVEHVQHELAGVRSGRASTALLDGVQVDAYGAMMPLNQVAALSIPEPTMIVAQPFDPSLLAGIEKAIRAANLGLNPSNDGKLVRIPLPPLTDERRKELSRHVHKLAEEGRNATRQVRRDANDRLKKMLKERLVSEDEERRGLDEVQKITDRHIHEIDDLQKKKDQDLLGR, from the coding sequence ATGGAAGCGAGCGATCTCAAGGCTCTGTATGATGAGGTCCGAAAGCGCATGGATGCGGCGGTCGAGCATGTACAACATGAGCTCGCGGGCGTGCGGAGCGGTCGCGCCTCCACGGCGCTGCTCGACGGCGTCCAGGTCGACGCCTACGGGGCCATGATGCCGCTCAACCAGGTGGCGGCACTGTCCATCCCCGAACCGACAATGATCGTCGCACAACCGTTCGACCCGTCCTTGTTGGCAGGCATCGAGAAGGCGATTCGCGCGGCGAACTTGGGGCTCAATCCGTCGAACGATGGCAAGCTGGTCCGGATTCCTCTACCGCCGTTGACCGACGAGCGGCGCAAGGAGCTCTCACGCCACGTTCACAAGCTCGCCGAAGAGGGCCGCAACGCGACCCGCCAAGTCCGCCGCGACGCAAACGATCGACTGAAGAAGATGCTCAAAGAGCGCCTGGTCTCGGAAGACGAAGAGCGGCGTGGCCTGGATGAGGTGCAGAAGATCACAGATCGCCACATCCACGAGATCGACGATCTTCAGAAGAAGAAGGATCAGGATCTCCTCGGGAGATAG
- a CDS encoding asparaginase: MRCRRSQIATSTRSTIFRRRRIRISSGDRARSRLRAQNYGGSAPGRAMIGILFTGGTIAMRRDARTHSAVPALGGNDILALVPGLEAIAAIEVEDVARLPGPHVTPDHMWHLAERTAAWLRRPDVDGLVITHGTDTLEETAYFLDVALMSPKPVVLVGAMRTVSEPSWDGPLNLLNAVRVAAAPDSRDRGVLVAMNEQILAAGEVEKVHTEAASSFQAREFGPLGVVDAGDVLYTRTSPHLASWRDPQASPSLRVRGIEPRVDLIKAVAGSDGRFIDCSRASGSRGLVIEAMGRGNVPPALQAGIGRAIAEDLAVVITSRCGAGSVRDRYGYEGGGYELREMGAMFAGRLPGLKARMKLIIALGYSSTLSDIRRIVETSE; encoded by the coding sequence ATGAGGTGCAGAAGATCACAGATCGCCACATCCACGAGATCGACGATCTTCAGAAGAAGAAGGATCAGGATCTCCTCGGGAGATAGAGCACGCTCACGACTCAGAGCTCAAAACTACGGAGGCTCAGCGCCAGGGCGGGCGATGATCGGCATTCTCTTCACCGGCGGCACCATCGCCATGCGCCGCGACGCCCGCACCCACTCGGCGGTGCCTGCGCTCGGTGGCAACGACATCCTCGCTCTCGTGCCGGGCCTGGAGGCCATTGCCGCCATCGAAGTCGAGGATGTCGCACGGCTACCAGGCCCGCACGTCACCCCTGACCACATGTGGCACCTGGCGGAGCGCACGGCGGCATGGCTCCGGCGCCCCGACGTCGATGGCCTCGTGATCACGCACGGCACCGATACGCTGGAAGAGACCGCCTACTTCCTCGACGTCGCGCTGATGTCTCCCAAGCCAGTCGTGCTGGTCGGAGCCATGCGGACGGTCTCGGAGCCAAGCTGGGACGGTCCCCTCAACCTGCTCAACGCGGTACGCGTCGCCGCCGCGCCAGACTCTCGAGATCGGGGCGTGCTCGTCGCCATGAACGAACAGATCCTGGCGGCCGGCGAAGTCGAGAAGGTTCACACCGAAGCGGCGAGCTCGTTTCAGGCGCGCGAGTTTGGACCACTGGGAGTCGTGGATGCGGGCGATGTGCTGTATACGCGCACCTCACCGCATCTCGCGTCATGGCGCGACCCGCAGGCCAGCCCTTCCTTGCGCGTGCGCGGCATCGAGCCGCGGGTCGACCTCATCAAGGCCGTCGCTGGCAGCGATGGACGGTTTATCGACTGCAGCCGTGCCAGCGGGTCGCGCGGTCTCGTCATCGAGGCGATGGGGCGCGGCAATGTGCCGCCTGCGTTGCAGGCCGGAATCGGTCGCGCCATCGCAGAGGACCTCGCGGTCGTCATCACGTCGCGCTGCGGTGCAGGCAGCGTGCGGGACCGATACGGCTACGAGGGCGGCGGTTACGAGCTGCGCGAGATGGGCGCCATGTTCGCCGGACGCCTGCCGGGGCTGAAGGCGCGCATGAAGTTGATCATCGCCCTCGGCTACTCCTCCACATTGAGCGACATCAGGCGGATCGTCGAGACGTCTGAGTGA